In Bacteroidia bacterium, the genomic stretch CTCATCAAAATATTTGTGGTAATGTGCAGGAACAGATTTACCAGCACGAAGACAACTTTCCATTTTAAAAACAGTATCGTCAAAATACTTTGGGTGAAAATAGTTGCCGCCAAACCAGGGAATTTCTCTTAGAATATCAACCTTCATGTTGTGTAATTTTTGCAGTTAAATTTTAATTTTGAATTGTTTTGTCTGTTCATTTCTTGCAATCAGTTTCAAGTTAGCACTGCCGCTTAGCATGACGCATAACCTTTGTATTTGCGAAGCACTATCACTTATGTACCAAATTTACCGGCTTTACGAAGCGTAATCTTGTTCAGGAAAATAAATCCATCCAAAGACTTTCTACTTAAATTCAGAAAATCGAAAAAGTCTACAACCAAAATCACGCTCAAAACCTTAAATTTCTTTCTGAAATATACTAAGCTTCATTCAACCTTCCAAACAGGGACAGCAATCTCCTTTAAAAATCCATTAACCTAATACCCCAATCCCCCATAAGACTTTGCTATTCTCGATGGAATCTTAAGCGTCATTACTTCTGTCCAATGGATCCATAGGCTGTAGTATGATTCCGACGGGAATTGACTTTACAAGTTGGGGATTGAATTCTTGACGCCACTGACAACAACTAGAAACAATCGGGTCCACTATTAACGTAAAAAGTCTATTTCTCCGCAACGTATACTTTCTCTATCTTCCGGCAAGATGAGCCTTTAATGGCGGACTAAAGCCGCACTATTCAATAGCAAAGAAATTGGGAATTCTTTTGGAGCGGTGTTATCTTTTCACTTATAAGGTTGAGTCTTTATTGTTTGATGAATTTTAGACTTGTATTGTTTTTTTTTGTCATTATTAGTAAATAATACACACCGGAAGATAAATCTGAAACGTCAATCTGAGAATTCTCTAAGAATCCTGTTTTGCTTACAATTCCAAATGCAGATACTATTCTAAATGAAACTAACGTTACATTTTTTGTGTTTGAAGAAATTTGAAGGACATTACTAACAGGATTAGGTGTGATAGAAAAGTCTTGAGTCAATTCCTTGATTTGAGTTGAGAAATCGAAGACCGCAGAAGTCGCCTCGCATCCATTGGAGTCAACTGTTATTACTGAATATAACCCATCTATCATAGTTATTAAATTTTGATCAGTAGCACCTTGAATACTATCACCATAAAATAACCACTGATAGGAGTAGGCTGAGGAGCATTGTAAAGTGTCAAATGACCTAGTGATAATGGGCACTTGTGGTACTGCTATTCGAATGAAATTTGGTTTTTCAATTGTATCAGTTCCGTAGGTATTTGTAACAATTAAGGTGACGTCAAATTGACCAGGTGTAGAAAAACAAATATTAGTTGGATTTTGATCTGTAGAAGTCGGGGGGGATCCTCCGCTAAAACTCCAAGACCATGTAAGTGGGTTGTTTGAAGATAGATCCATAAAATCAATACATGTAGAATTGCAAAAAACTGAATCACTTGAAATGAAATTTGCTTCAGGCCGATTGATCATTAAAGTGTCCGGTCCGAGTTCCCAGAAATCTTGTAACAAATTTGGACTATCCCAGCCTGTTCCCAGGTAACCATAACCACCAATGGAAAAACCAACAGCCCCATTCCTTGCGAGACCTGGAAACAATGTAATTTGTGTCCAGGTATTTTGCAAAGGATTAAATTCCCAAAAATCTTGGTAGTTAACCCCTATATGAGCTCCGGCGCCAAGGTAACCCATGTTTCCAACAGAAAATCCGGTCGCAAGATCTCTTGCAGATCCTCCAAAGCTATTTTTTTGATTCCATGAATTGCTTGCAGGGTCGTATTCCCAAAAATCTGTTTGATCTATTCCGTCATAACCTGTTCCAACGTAACCTTTAGATAATATGGAAAAACCAACAGCTCCGTAGCGTGCAGTCCCCGGGAAATCTAATTTTTGAGTCCAAGTATCATTGACAGGA encodes the following:
- a CDS encoding cupin domain-containing protein, whose amino-acid sequence is MKVDILREIPWFGGNYFHPKYFDDTVFKMESCLRAGKSVPAHYHKYFDEYWLVKQGNPTFVVGKEKHKRIPGETFTAPMNVTHALINDGNEDV
- a CDS encoding T9SS type A sorting domain-containing protein, whose product is LKFFLLKNKFHYSKQPTMKRVIIFLMCFCTTQKLLSQATWTQKSNYGGGAIGYGAGFSIGNNGYITTGDNQNTELWEWNQTSNQWSQKASFPGGPRVTAIAFSIGTKGYVGTGYNAGMYFQDFWEYDPSNNLWTQKASLPGPARCEAVGFSIGNKGYIATGKNGLSSFQDLWEYDPVNDTWTQKLDFPGTARYGAVGFSILSKGYVGTGYDGIDQTDFWEYDPASNSWNQKNSFGGSARDLATGFSVGNMGYLGAGAHIGVNYQDFWEFNPLQNTWTQITLFPGLARNGAVGFSIGGYGYLGTGWDSPNLLQDFWELGPDTLMINRPEANFISSDSVFCNSTCIDFMDLSSNNPLTWSWSFSGGSPPTSTDQNPTNICFSTPGQFDVTLIVTNTYGTDTIEKPNFIRIAVPQVPIITRSFDTLQCSSAYSYQWLFYGDSIQGATDQNLITMIDGLYSVITVDSNGCEATSAVFDFSTQIKELTQDFSITPNPVSNVLQISSNTKNVTLVSFRIVSAFGIVSKTGFLENSQIDVSDLSSGVYYLLIMTKKNNTSLKFIKQ